GTGCGGATACTCCATTCCGGCTTGACCGCGGTGGTGCCGGTCGCCAGCTCGAAACCCCATTGGTGCCATGGGCAATAGATGTACTCGAGGTCGCGCACCATGACCGAGTCGCCGGGCGCGGTCTCGTCGACGATCGTGCGTCCCCGGGCACGTCCCGAACACAGCGGGCCGCCTTGGTGGGGGCAGTAATTCGCGATGGCGTAGAAGGTGCCGTTGACGTTGTAGACGCCGACGCCGTGACGTCCGATCGGCACCAGTTTGTGTGTGCCGGGCGGGATTTCGTCGACGGTGGCGACAACATGCTCGCGCCCCTGGGCGAGTCGGGGCTCGGGGCGCCGCGTGGTTGCCCCTTCCTCTTGGGTGGTCAATTCAGAGCACCCGGATCTGACCCTCGAGAACCGGAACGGTCTCGGGCAGGTGGTAAGTCGCAATGCCGTTCTTGTACATCACCGCGTCGCGGGCGTGCTTGGGCAGGTGCTTGACCAACCAGCGCGGGTCGTCGAACGTCCAGTGCGGGTAGTCCGAGGAGAAGAGGAGAATCTTCTCGCACTCCATCCATTCCAGCGCGCGCGTCAGCTCGGTCTTGTCTTCGGGGTAGTCCAGCGGCTGGGTGGTGAACTTGATGTGGTCTTTGACGTATTCGGACGGCTTGCGCTTGATGTCCACCCACGACTTGCGGGCTTCGTAGATCGAATCCATGCGCCACATCAACGGCAGGATCCAGCTGAACGCGTGCTCGACGAACACAATCCGCAGCGTCGGGAACCGGTCGAACGTTCCGTCGAAGATCAGGCTCATCACCTGGTTGGCGGCCAACAGCGAGTAGGTGACCATGAAATCGTGGTTGTAGCTCGGGTAGCCCACCGGCGGCATCGGCAGCTCGTCGAAGTGGCTGCGCGACAGGTGACAACTCACCGTGATGTCGTGCTTGGTTGCGGCCGCCCAGATCGGGTCGTATTTGGGATGACCCCAGGACGGCCGCGGCTCGGCCTTGATCAGGATCTGCGCCATAAACGGGTGTCCGGCCCAGCGCTCGATCTCGCGTACCGACTCTTCCGGCTCCTCGATGGCCAGGCAGATCGAACCGCGCCACCGCTCGTGCCAGTTGTTGTGGCTGTCCAGCCAGTGATTGGCCTGCCAGTCGTTGAGCGCGGCCGACATCGCGTGTTGCGCTTCGGGAATGCGCGCCGGGTACGCCGCCGGTTCCAGGATCGCAATGTCGGAACCGGCCTCCATGATCAGCTGGCGAAACGCCAAGTCCGGGTCGCTGCAAGGGAACTCACCGTTGGCGGGGAAGGAGTCCACCCGCATCGCATACGAGTGCGCGTAGTCCGGTGCGTCGTAGTAGATCTGCTCACCCACGTTGCGAGTCAGGAAGTATTTGCTGCGCCAGGGCTCGGGGATATACGGGAGGAGCTCTCCGCGCTTGGGTGCCGGGTGGACGTCCGAGTCGACGCACCGGACGGCGATGCGCTCGGCGGCGGGAAGCCGCTCCTGAGAATGGGTCAAACTCATCTGAAACTCCTGTGTCTCACGTCGTACTTCTACTGTGCGCCCACCCCGGCGGGTATGTCTATGCCGTAGAGCTGCGCCGCATTACGCCAGCACAACTTCTCGCGTTGTTCGGCGGAAAGAGCGCTGGGCAGCTTCGTGATATCGCCACACTGCCAGTGTGGATAGCTGGAGCCGAACATCACCATGTCGTCCTTGCCGGTGAAGCCGAACCATTCGCCGGCGAACTCCACGTCGCCGGGGCCGTCGAGGCTGCCCTGGACGAAATACACGTGACCGGGCAGGTAGTCGCTGGGGATCCGCGGTGACCACGGCGTCTGCTCCAGGTGCGGCCGGCCGAACGTGTCCATCCGCCAGATGAACGGCGTCACGAAGTCGGCGGCGCCATCGCCCCACACGAACTTGAGGCCGTCGAACCGCTCGAAAACTCCCTCGGCGATCATGTTCATCAGGTGATACAGGTAGTTCAGCGCCATGAAGCTGACGTACTGCTCGTAGGTCCGGGTGTTCCCCGACGGCGTCGGCGCAAACGCGATGCCCGACCCGACCTCGATATGCGCGGCGACGGGAAGCCCGGCATCGACCGCCGCTTCCCAGATGGGCCAGAACTGCGGCTTGCCGTACAGCTCGCGGGACTGCAGCGGGACGCCGATCTGAACCACGCGCGGATGAGAACGCCATCGCTCGATCTCGCGCAAAGCGCCGGGGATGTCGTCGGGATTCACCCGGATGGTGCCGCGGAACCGGTCGCCGAACTCGCTGGACTCCAGCCAGTTGGACACCATCATTTCGTTGTGCGCGGCGTGCAGCGCGCTGCCCAGGTGCCGGTCCGGCATGATGCCACGAGCCATCGGATGCAGGACCGCGACGTCGACCCCGCGTTTCGTAAACAGTTCAGCAGCAACGAATTCCGGATCCGATCCGGGGTACTGCCGGTCGGGTCCCTCGGTGTTGGGCGCGTACTCGCCACCGGGGGCCCCGTACCAGTCCATCTCGTAGTCGGGGAAGCCGCGACTCTTGAACGGTTCGCGGAGGGTTTTCCGCAGCGCCTTATTCGACGGGAAGAAGATGTGCACGCTCGCGTCGATCAGCGGTGTGCTTGTCCCGTCAGCGTGTGTGATCACGAGAGCAACCCTTCGGCTCCGGCGGCCAACAGCGAGCCGTGCGAGGTCATGTGAATAGCCAATCTAACATTTTGCTGAGCGCTCAATCAATAGGTTTTCGGTAAGCATTCCGTTTAGTCGTTATAGCTGGTAGCGGGCTTTTTGTGGGCTCCCGGGCAAGTGTCGTTCTTCATTACGGATAATACCATTCTCCGGGTTGTTCAGGGATACGATCCGCGAGGTCTGCGCCGCGCGGGCTAGGCCGGGGACGGGCCCACCGTGACGCCCGCGGCCCTCTCGAGCGGTTTGATCACCGTCGTGAAATCGGAATCGGGCCCTTCGTCGCGGGCGACGGCCTCCCACAGCCGGGCGGTCGTCTCCGCAACCTCGGCCGGCACGCCGAGCGACCTCGCCTCGTCGAGGTACAGACGCACATCCTTGACCATCAGGCCGGTGGCAAAGCCGTAGTCGAAGGTGCGCGGCAGGATCGCGCGGGGAAACTTGTCGCGGCTTGCGCTCGTCGCGCCCGACCCCGCGTTGAGCACCTCGATCATCACGCCCGGATCGAGCCCCGCTTTGACTCCCATGACGACCACTTCGGCCGTCGCGGCCAAGACGGTGGCCGCCAAGATGTTGTTGGCCAGCTTCATCGTCTGCGCGGAGCCGGGTTTGTCCCCGACATACACGGGCCGGCCGAGGGCTTCGAGGATCCTTCGGACGGCGTCGAATTCGTCGCGCGGGCCGGACACCATGAGCGCCAGCGTCCCCTTCTCGGCGCCGCCCACCCCGCCGCTGACCGGGCTGTCGATCCGCGCGATGCTCTGTTCGGCGAGCAGGTCGTGGATCTGCATCGCCATTTGGCTGCCGACAGTGGACAAGTCGACATAGCGCTTGATCCGTTCGCCCTCGATCACGCCCGCCGGCCCGGTGGCCACCTCCAGCGATACGCCCGGCGTGGGCAGGCTGGCCAGCACCGTGTCGGCGCGATCGGCGACCTCTTTGGGCGACGACGCCGGGCGCGCCCCCAGCGCGACGATGCGCTCGAGCGCCGAGCCGCGCGTGTCGAACGCGACGACGTCGTGCTTTTCCTGAATAAGGCGGCATGCCATGGGAAAGCCCATGTTTCCCAACCCGATGAACCCGACTTCCATGATGCCCCCTAGCCTCGGTCCAGCTCGGCGAACGCCTCGCCCGCGATGCGAAAGCTGTCGACGGCCGCCGGCACGCCGCCGTAAATGGCCACCTGCAGAAAGATCTCGCGGATCTCCTCGCGGGAGACACCGTTGGTCAGCGCCGCCTTGACGTGCATCCGTAATTCGTTGGGCCGATTGAGCACCGAGATCATCGCCAGGTTGAGCATGCTGCGGGTCTTGCGCGGCAGCTCCTCGCGGCCCCACACGGCGCCCCAGCAGTACTCGGTCACGAGATCCTGTAGGGGCTTGGTGAAGTCGTTTGCCCCGGCCAGCGCGCGGTCGACGTACTCCGCGCCCAGCACGTCGGAGCGGATTTGCCGCCCCCGGTCATACGTTTCGCGATCCAATGCCTTCCTCCTCCACTCCGAGTGCGGCGGCCCTCGGTGGTTGCCGAGGGCGCCGCTGAGCTCCAGTTGCCTGAGCGCAGTCTTGCACCGCGCCGTCTCCGCGAGGTCTACAGTCGAGGTTCACACCGACCTGCCCGCTCGCCTCGTCGTACCCGGCGGCAGGCCACCATCGCCCAATTCACTTGCGATGGACAGAAATACGAGTGGAACGACCCTCGGCGTTGAGGAGAAGCGATGACCGGAGCAAGCGCTGACGTCTGGGAAGTGATGGCGACCGCCCGAACGATCCGGCGCTTCACCGACGAACCGGTGGACGACGCGACCCTGACGCGGTGCCTCGAGGCGGCACGGTGGGCGCCCTCGGGTGCCAATGCCCAGGGCTGGCGTTTCGTGGTGCTGCGCTCGCCCGAGCAGCGCGCCGTGGTGGCCAAGGCCGCCGCCCATGCGCTGGAGGTGATCGAGCCGGTCTACGGAATGAGCCGGCCCGCCGACGCCGACGACAGCCGTCGCGCCCGGACCTACCGTGCGACCTACGAATTGCACGACCGCGCCGGTGAATTCACGTCGGTGTTGTTCACGCAGGCGCATTACCCGACGGCGTCGGAACTGCTGCTCGGCGGTTCGATCTTCCCCGCCATGCAGAACTTTCTGCTGGCCGCCCGCGCCCAGGGACTCGGAGCCTGCATGACCAGCTGGGCCTCCTATGGCGGCGAGCAACTGCTGCGCGACGCCGTCGGTATCCCCGAGGGCTGGATGGTCGCCGGCCACATCGTGGTCGGATGGCCCAAAGGCAATCACGGGCCGCTGCGCCGCCGCCCGCTGGCCGAGTTCGTGAACCTCGACCGCTGGGACGGCGCCGCCGAGGGGTTGCTGACCAGCGGCTAGGTGCGGGAGCAATTCGGCTCGTCACGCGTCGTCCGGTGAGCCCATGCCCGGATTCAGAGATTATTACTTCCGCAACCGAGAATGATATTCTCGCCGTGACAGTCACGACGAGAGGCGGCGCGGATGCTGTTGGAGTTCGATGCTGATCAGCGACTGTGGCAGGACACGGTGCGCGAGGCCGTCACCAAGCAGTGCCCGCCCTCGCTGGTGCGCAGTGTGGCCGAAGAAGGCGTCGACCCGAGCCCCCTGTGGAAGTCCTACGTGGATCAGGGTTGGACCGAGCTGAACGACCCGGAGAGCACGGTCGAGCTCGCCATCGTTCTCGAAGAGCTGGGCCGCGCGACGGACCCCACACCGTTCCTGGCGACGATGAGCCAGTTCGCGCCGCTGGTGGCGGATCGCTTCGACCCGCACGAGTCGGGCACGGCGGTGTACGGCGGGGTGGTGGCCTACCGCGACGCCGAAGGTTGGGTGTTGGACGGAACGGCGCGCCATGTGCTCGACGGCGACCGCGTCGACCAGCTGGCGGTGGTGACCGACGCGGGCGTGTTCATCGTCGCGTCCAGCCAGGTGTCGGCCCGGCGCTCGGCGGTCTTCGACCCCGTGCTGCACGTGGCCGACCTGTCGTTCGGCGAGGTCCGGGTCCCCGACACCGCCCGGCTCACCGTCGACCACGAGCGCGCGCACCATATTGCGTTGACGGGCATGGCAATCACCATGGTCGGCGCCTGCCAACGCATCCTCGACCTGGTGCTCGAGCACGTGGGTAGCCGCCAGCAGTTCGGGGTGCCGATCGGCTCGTTCCAGGCGGTGCAGCACAAGGCCGCCGACATGCACGTCGCGGTGCAACGGGCAAGGGCGTTGGCGTACTTCGCCGCATTGACGATCGCGGCCGACGATCCCCGCCGCCGGCTGGCGGCCGCGATGGCCAAGGCCTCGGCGGGCGAGTGCCAGTCGCTGGTCTTCCGCCATGGCTTACAGCTGCACGGCGCCATGGGATTCACGTGGGAGAACGACCTGCAGTTCGCGCTCAAGCGCGCGAAAGCGGGCGAACTCATGCTGGGCGGCGCGGCGGAGCATCGGGCCCGGATCGCTGAGGAATATCGTGCAGCTGACTTTTGATCCCGACGTCGAGGCGTTCCGGTCCGAGTTTTCGGCCTTCCTCGACGAAAACCTGCCTCCGGCAAGCGAAACGAACGAGCGCCCGCGATCGGTTTCGCACATGCCGGAGTGGGCTCGTCGTTGGCAGCGGCTGCTCTTCGACAACGGCTGGTTGTTGCCGAGCCAGCCGCCGGAATTCGGCGGCCGCAACGCGACGGTGCTGCAGCAGTTCGTCTACCTGGAGGAACTGAGCCGCCGCCGGATCTATCACAGCTTCAACCCGCAGGGCGTGAATATCGTTGCGGCATCGCTATTGTCGTTCGGCAGCGACGAGCAGAAGCAGCGTTGGGCCGTGCCCGTCCTGCGCGCCGAGATGACCGCGTCGCTGGGGATGAGCGAGCCCAGCGCGGGTTCTGACCTGGCATCGCTGCGCACCCGCGCGGTGCTCGACGGTGATCACTTCGTCGTCAACGGGCAGAAGGTGTGGACGTCGGGGGCCCACGACGCCGACTTCTTGTTGACCTTCGTGCGGACGGACCCAGATGCGCCCAAGCACAAGGGAATCAGCGCGTTGGTCATCCCCACCGACACCCCCGGTGTCGTGCGCCGGCCCTTCCCGTCGATTTGCTCGATCGACGACACGGACTTCAACGAGGTTTTCTTCACCGACGCGCGGGTGCCGGCCGAGAACCTGGTCGGGGAACTCAACCAGGGATGGATGGTGGCCAACGGTTCGCTGGGCCACGAGCGCACCATGATGTGGCTGGGCTTCGCGGACCGCCTCGAGAACATGATCGACGACTTCCGCCCCGCTACCGACGTCGAGCGCGACCAGTTCGCCACGACGATCATGGACCGGCAGGCGTTACGCCTGTTGGGCTCGGCCGCGCTGGCCCGCACCGCCCGCGGCGACGACGATGTGGCCGCGATCTCGGTGCTCAAGCTGCTCGGTTCCGAAGCGGAGTTGCGTGGAATGGAATTGGCGCTGACCTCGGCGGGCGCCGAGGGGCTCATCCATCCGGGCCAGACCGGGCCGTATGCGCACATGAACCTCGATCACTACTTCTCCAGCTGGTTTGAGCGCTTCGCCCGCAGCTTTTCCGGGACCATCGCCGGCGGCACGTCGGAAATCCAGCGCAACATCATCGCCCAGCGGGTGCTCGGCCTCCCGCGCGGCTAGCGCGCGCATCAAAGGGTCCGCCCAGACGTCTTGCTGGGCAACGGGATCCGGGGTGCATCCGGCGTGTCCAGCTGACCGGCCAGCCACGGCAACGCGGTGGCGAAGGCCGTGCCGGCGGTCGGCCAGTCGTGTTTTCCGCTCTGGGCGACCACTGCGCAGTCGATGCCCTTCGCGCGGCCGAGGGCGCACAGGGACGCGGCGGCCGCGGACTGGTTGGTCGGGTCGGTGGCGGCGCCGCGGCTCGCGAGAGCCATTGCGGCGGAATCGATGGTGGTGATGTCGCGTCGTGGCGTCGGTGTACCGCCCGAGGAGATCGCGAACCAACCGGAGACCCCGGTGTAATGGCCGTGGCGGTTGATCACCGTCGTCGGATCGAACTCCGCCCACGCTTCGGCGTTCCCGCCGAACAGATCGGCGATGGTCTGTTCCTTGGTTCCGGTGTTCGGGGTCAGGTCGCCCTCGATGTCGACAAACGCGCTGAACTGGGTGGGGTGCCGGACGGTCAGGTTGACCGCGCATGTTCCGCCCATCGACCAGCCGACGACGCCCCAGCGGGACGGGTCCGGGCTGACTCCGAAGTTCGAGACCACATAGGGCACAACGTCTTTGGTGAGGTGGTCGGCGGCGTTGCCCCGGCTGCCGTTAACGCATTCGGTGTCGTTGTCGAACGCCCCGCCCGGGTCCGCGAACACCAGCACCGGCGCGTTGCCGCCATGTGTGGCCGCGAAGGCGTCGATGGTGTCCACGGCATTGCCGGCGCGCACCCAGTCGGCGGGCGTATTGATCACGCCGCCGATCATCATCACCGACGGCAGCTGCGGTGGCGGGTAGCTGGCG
The sequence above is drawn from the Mycobacterium marseillense genome and encodes:
- a CDS encoding amidohydrolase family protein, with the protein product MITHADGTSTPLIDASVHIFFPSNKALRKTLREPFKSRGFPDYEMDWYGAPGGEYAPNTEGPDRQYPGSDPEFVAAELFTKRGVDVAVLHPMARGIMPDRHLGSALHAAHNEMMVSNWLESSEFGDRFRGTIRVNPDDIPGALREIERWRSHPRVVQIGVPLQSRELYGKPQFWPIWEAAVDAGLPVAAHIEVGSGIAFAPTPSGNTRTYEQYVSFMALNYLYHLMNMIAEGVFERFDGLKFVWGDGAADFVTPFIWRMDTFGRPHLEQTPWSPRIPSDYLPGHVYFVQGSLDGPGDVEFAGEWFGFTGKDDMVMFGSSYPHWQCGDITKLPSALSAEQREKLCWRNAAQLYGIDIPAGVGAQ
- a CDS encoding carboxymuconolactone decarboxylase family protein, producing MDRETYDRGRQIRSDVLGAEYVDRALAGANDFTKPLQDLVTEYCWGAVWGREELPRKTRSMLNLAMISVLNRPNELRMHVKAALTNGVSREEIREIFLQVAIYGGVPAAVDSFRIAGEAFAELDRG
- a CDS encoding Rieske (2Fe-2S) protein, encoding MTTQEEGATTRRPEPRLAQGREHVVATVDEIPPGTHKLVPIGRHGVGVYNVNGTFYAIANYCPHQGGPLCSGRARGRTIVDETAPGDSVMVRDLEYIYCPWHQWGFELATGTTAVKPEWSIRTYPVRVVGNDVLVQA
- a CDS encoding alpha/beta hydrolase produces the protein MSPLGNHISLMHGWVPITAQVVAPLSLALAAGWRSRRWRLLSLPIAAAVGVMAAVGAHRCLGAPVPRALYVWMALAGMAAAVLVLGWRGARWWRRGLSILAVPLCALCSLLVLNQWVGYFQTVQSAWNHFTSVPLPDQTDKATVATLAAKGAKPPHGSLVPVTIPADASHFQHREELVYLPPAWFASYPPPQLPSVMMIGGVINTPADWVRAGNAVDTIDAFAATHGGNAPVLVFADPGGAFDNDTECVNGSRGNAADHLTKDVVPYVVSNFGVSPDPSRWGVVGWSMGGTCAVNLTVRHPTQFSAFVDIEGDLTPNTGTKEQTIADLFGGNAEAWAEFDPTTVINRHGHYTGVSGWFAISSGGTPTPRRDITTIDSAAMALASRGAATDPTNQSAAAASLCALGRAKGIDCAVVAQSGKHDWPTAGTAFATALPWLAGQLDTPDAPRIPLPSKTSGRTL
- a CDS encoding acyl-CoA dehydrogenase family protein, producing MLLEFDADQRLWQDTVREAVTKQCPPSLVRSVAEEGVDPSPLWKSYVDQGWTELNDPESTVELAIVLEELGRATDPTPFLATMSQFAPLVADRFDPHESGTAVYGGVVAYRDAEGWVLDGTARHVLDGDRVDQLAVVTDAGVFIVASSQVSARRSAVFDPVLHVADLSFGEVRVPDTARLTVDHERAHHIALTGMAITMVGACQRILDLVLEHVGSRQQFGVPIGSFQAVQHKAADMHVAVQRARALAYFAALTIAADDPRRRLAAAMAKASAGECQSLVFRHGLQLHGAMGFTWENDLQFALKRAKAGELMLGGAAEHRARIAEEYRAADF
- a CDS encoding nitroreductase family protein — protein: MTGASADVWEVMATARTIRRFTDEPVDDATLTRCLEAARWAPSGANAQGWRFVVLRSPEQRAVVAKAAAHALEVIEPVYGMSRPADADDSRRARTYRATYELHDRAGEFTSVLFTQAHYPTASELLLGGSIFPAMQNFLLAARAQGLGACMTSWASYGGEQLLRDAVGIPEGWMVAGHIVVGWPKGNHGPLRRRPLAEFVNLDRWDGAAEGLLTSG
- a CDS encoding acyl-CoA dehydrogenase family protein; its protein translation is MQLTFDPDVEAFRSEFSAFLDENLPPASETNERPRSVSHMPEWARRWQRLLFDNGWLLPSQPPEFGGRNATVLQQFVYLEELSRRRIYHSFNPQGVNIVAASLLSFGSDEQKQRWAVPVLRAEMTASLGMSEPSAGSDLASLRTRAVLDGDHFVVNGQKVWTSGAHDADFLLTFVRTDPDAPKHKGISALVIPTDTPGVVRRPFPSICSIDDTDFNEVFFTDARVPAENLVGELNQGWMVANGSLGHERTMMWLGFADRLENMIDDFRPATDVERDQFATTIMDRQALRLLGSAALARTARGDDDVAAISVLKLLGSEAELRGMELALTSAGAEGLIHPGQTGPYAHMNLDHYFSSWFERFARSFSGTIAGGTSEIQRNIIAQRVLGLPRG
- a CDS encoding NAD(P)-dependent oxidoreductase, with the protein product MEVGFIGLGNMGFPMACRLIQEKHDVVAFDTRGSALERIVALGARPASSPKEVADRADTVLASLPTPGVSLEVATGPAGVIEGERIKRYVDLSTVGSQMAMQIHDLLAEQSIARIDSPVSGGVGGAEKGTLALMVSGPRDEFDAVRRILEALGRPVYVGDKPGSAQTMKLANNILAATVLAATAEVVVMGVKAGLDPGVMIEVLNAGSGATSASRDKFPRAILPRTFDYGFATGLMVKDVRLYLDEARSLGVPAEVAETTARLWEAVARDEGPDSDFTTVIKPLERAAGVTVGPSPA
- a CDS encoding amidohydrolase family protein — its product is MSLTHSQERLPAAERIAVRCVDSDVHPAPKRGELLPYIPEPWRSKYFLTRNVGEQIYYDAPDYAHSYAMRVDSFPANGEFPCSDPDLAFRQLIMEAGSDIAILEPAAYPARIPEAQHAMSAALNDWQANHWLDSHNNWHERWRGSICLAIEEPEESVREIERWAGHPFMAQILIKAEPRPSWGHPKYDPIWAAATKHDITVSCHLSRSHFDELPMPPVGYPSYNHDFMVTYSLLAANQVMSLIFDGTFDRFPTLRIVFVEHAFSWILPLMWRMDSIYEARKSWVDIKRKPSEYVKDHIKFTTQPLDYPEDKTELTRALEWMECEKILLFSSDYPHWTFDDPRWLVKHLPKHARDAVMYKNGIATYHLPETVPVLEGQIRVL